One genomic segment of Chelonia mydas isolate rCheMyd1 chromosome 1, rCheMyd1.pri.v2, whole genome shotgun sequence includes these proteins:
- the LOC119565085 gene encoding butyrophilin subfamily 3 member A2 isoform X2 has translation MAAHSSVWVLAGLFLVVLAACDPVRIEADVGEDVLLPCIVKCGDAISLSNPTVNWQVNWLNGSCEVVNSYYYGQNHPEYQCGQYKGRTEFSSQGLSDGNASLLLKNVTPADFGNYTCHASLYENTPQTLQIVLLMQKKTQGATVQTDAYVPGGHEKRLRVLSVCVPLSALVILVVGSFAGYCWCKKKTTKAKEGDEEAAQAREEVTCPRNSENTSVTSLHGTW, from the exons CCTGTGACCCTGTCAGAATTGAAGCGGATGTCGGTGAAGATGTGCTCCTGCCCTGCATTGTCAAATGTGGAGACGCTATCAGTCTTTCAAACCCGACAGTTAACTGGCAAGTTAACTGGTTAAATGGGAGTTGTGAAGTCGTGAACAGCTACTACTATGGCCAGAACCATCCAGAGTATCAGTGTGGACAATATAAGGGGAGAACGGAGTTCTCTTCTCAGGGATTGTCCGATGGCAACGCTTCTCTGCTACTGAAGAATGTAACCCCCGCTGACTTTGGAAACTACACCTGTCATGCCAGTTTATATGAGAACACTCCCCAAACTTTACAGATTGTCCTGCTTATGCAGAAAAAGACCCAAG GTGCAACTGTTCAGACAGACGCCTACGTTCCAGGAGGACATGAAAAACGACTCCGCGTTCTAAGCGTTTGTGTGCCATTGAGCGCACTAGTGATTCTTGTAGTAGGGAGCTTTGCAGGGTACTGTTGGTGTAAAAAGAAGACTACGAAGGCTAAAGAAG GTGATGAGGAAGCAGCTCAGGCAAGGGAGGAAGTCACATGCCCGAGGAACTCAGAAAATACTTCAGTGACGTCCCTACACGGCACTTGGTAG
- the LOC119565085 gene encoding butyrophilin subfamily 3 member A2 isoform X1 — translation MAAHSSVWVLAGLFLVVLAACDPVRIEADVGEDVLLPCIVKCGDAISLSNPTVNWQVNWLNGSCEVVNSYYYGQNHPEYQCGQYKGRTEFSSQGLSDGNASLLLKNVTPADFGNYTCHASLYENTPQTLQIVLLMQKKTQGATVQTDAYVPGGHEKRLRVLSVCVPLSALVILVVGSFAGYCWCKKKTTKAKEGMCNSVCVRRVVLKISFHYNAKPVKRNKDPVNHDIP, via the exons CCTGTGACCCTGTCAGAATTGAAGCGGATGTCGGTGAAGATGTGCTCCTGCCCTGCATTGTCAAATGTGGAGACGCTATCAGTCTTTCAAACCCGACAGTTAACTGGCAAGTTAACTGGTTAAATGGGAGTTGTGAAGTCGTGAACAGCTACTACTATGGCCAGAACCATCCAGAGTATCAGTGTGGACAATATAAGGGGAGAACGGAGTTCTCTTCTCAGGGATTGTCCGATGGCAACGCTTCTCTGCTACTGAAGAATGTAACCCCCGCTGACTTTGGAAACTACACCTGTCATGCCAGTTTATATGAGAACACTCCCCAAACTTTACAGATTGTCCTGCTTATGCAGAAAAAGACCCAAG GTGCAACTGTTCAGACAGACGCCTACGTTCCAGGAGGACATGAAAAACGACTCCGCGTTCTAAGCGTTTGTGTGCCATTGAGCGCACTAGTGATTCTTGTAGTAGGGAGCTTTGCAGGGTACTGTTGGTGTAAAAAGAAGACTACGAAGGCTAAAGAAGGTATGTgcaatagtgtgtgtgtgagacgagtcgttttaaaaatcagttttcattacAATGCCAAACCAGTAAAGAGAAACAAAGATCCTGTCAACCATGATATCCCCTAG